A section of the Deltaproteobacteria bacterium genome encodes:
- a CDS encoding FAD-binding protein: MPKWDHSVDLLVIGSGAGAMSAGIRGSDLGLDVLLVEKGETYGGSSAMSGGVCWVGNNLHMAKSGITDSDEDTLTYLSHITQGEVPDSLLVNYRDNSKRMVEYFAQKTHLHFMPLTEYTDYYPEAPGGKLGGRSMEPLPFDGSLLENDFNLLHPPAQSALIMGKMMITAKIAKTMIMLGFKSLCLMAWLFIKYAFRYPTRRKYGRDPYLTNGNALMGRLRLSLKDRNVPIWLKSPASELIFENGRAVGAVIEKDGQSMRVEAKRGVLLAAGGFERNLKMREEYGPKPASVEWTAGNEHNTGDAIQMGMKAGAGTALMSEAWWTPVTQYPGSKDGWVLVVEKSLPGGIFINGLGKRFTNESAPYVDVVVEMYKDHQKTGKTVPGWMVFDADYRHNYIAGPVGPGKALPDKTLPRKLRKDFLLKAGSLDELAQKLGVDAPSLSETVKRFNEMAHEGKDLDFGRGESAADRYYGDDRVSPNPCMAPLNKAPYYAIPLFPGDLGTKGGLTTDADARVLKENGQPIEGLYAAGNTSASVMGRTYPGAGGTIGPALCYGFLAAEAAAKSEAVLVGVQESAAQAATG; the protein is encoded by the coding sequence ATGCCGAAATGGGACCATAGCGTTGACCTCTTGGTTATTGGCTCGGGAGCAGGTGCGATGTCGGCGGGAATCCGTGGCAGTGATCTTGGCCTGGATGTTTTGTTGGTAGAAAAGGGCGAAACTTATGGCGGGTCGTCTGCCATGAGCGGCGGCGTTTGTTGGGTAGGCAATAATTTACATATGGCCAAGTCAGGAATCACTGACTCCGACGAAGACACATTGACCTATCTCTCCCATATTACCCAAGGTGAAGTTCCTGATTCACTTCTTGTGAATTACCGGGACAACAGTAAGCGGATGGTGGAGTACTTTGCGCAAAAGACTCACCTGCATTTCATGCCGCTGACTGAGTACACTGATTATTACCCCGAGGCGCCGGGAGGAAAGTTGGGCGGTCGGTCCATGGAGCCTCTGCCTTTTGACGGTTCCCTGCTTGAGAACGACTTTAACCTTCTGCATCCACCGGCTCAGAGCGCACTCATCATGGGCAAGATGATGATCACCGCCAAGATCGCAAAAACCATGATTATGCTCGGGTTCAAGTCGCTGTGTTTGATGGCCTGGCTTTTTATAAAGTATGCGTTTCGTTATCCTACACGGCGAAAATATGGCCGAGATCCTTACCTGACGAACGGTAATGCCCTCATGGGCCGCTTGAGGTTGAGTCTCAAAGATAGAAATGTGCCGATTTGGTTAAAGAGTCCAGCCAGTGAATTGATTTTCGAAAATGGGCGGGCAGTGGGCGCGGTCATTGAAAAGGATGGCCAGTCCATGCGTGTTGAAGCCAAGCGGGGAGTCTTATTGGCTGCTGGCGGCTTTGAACGCAATTTAAAAATGCGTGAAGAGTATGGGCCCAAGCCAGCCTCCGTTGAGTGGACTGCCGGAAATGAGCACAACACGGGTGATGCCATTCAAATGGGCATGAAAGCCGGTGCAGGTACAGCTTTGATGAGCGAGGCTTGGTGGACACCTGTCACGCAATACCCCGGCTCTAAGGATGGCTGGGTGTTGGTGGTTGAGAAAAGCTTGCCGGGAGGTATTTTTATCAACGGGCTAGGGAAGCGATTTACAAACGAGTCGGCACCTTACGTGGATGTTGTGGTTGAGATGTATAAGGATCACCAAAAAACGGGAAAGACCGTACCCGGCTGGATGGTCTTTGATGCAGACTACCGCCACAACTACATCGCAGGGCCGGTGGGTCCGGGCAAAGCTTTGCCGGATAAAACCCTGCCGCGAAAGCTACGCAAAGATTTTCTTTTGAAGGCAGGTAGTTTGGATGAGCTTGCGCAGAAGCTCGGAGTAGATGCTCCAAGCTTAAGCGAGACGGTGAAGCGGTTTAACGAAATGGCTCATGAGGGCAAAGACCTTGATTTCGGCAGGGGCGAGAGTGCTGCCGATAGGTACTATGGCGATGACCGGGTAAGCCCGAATCCATGTATGGCACCGCTGAACAAAGCACCCTATTATGCCATCCCGCTTTTCCCTGGAGATTTAGGAACCAAAGGCGGCTTAACCACAGATGCTGATGCGCGTGTCTTGAAAGAGAATGGGCAACCCATTGAGGGGCTCTATGCCGCCGGTAATACCAGTGCCTCAGTGATGGGCCGGACCTACCCTGGAGCGGGCGGTACCATCGGACCAGCGTTGTGCTATGGTTTTCTTGCGGCTGAGGCGGCTGCAAAGAGCGAAGCCGTCTTGGTGGGCGTTCAGGAGAGCGCGGCACAAGCTGCAACAGGCTGA
- a CDS encoding late competence development ComFB family protein, which yields MSNPFLGLKYNDLALQSEGEEVVRVINLNEKRCVQAVREFIEAGRAACECDECILDILALTLNNTPSRYIVNDIHMNCFGEQNQHPSDDELAKIVEKSALQVAQRPHH from the coding sequence ATGAGCAATCCATTCTTGGGATTAAAATACAACGACCTCGCCCTTCAAAGCGAAGGTGAGGAAGTGGTTCGGGTCATCAACCTGAATGAGAAGCGGTGCGTTCAAGCAGTCCGAGAATTCATCGAAGCAGGCAGAGCAGCCTGCGAGTGTGACGAGTGTATTCTTGATATTCTTGCCCTCACACTCAACAACACACCATCCCGTTATATCGTTAACGACATTCATATGAATTGTTTCGGTGAGCAGAATCAGCACCCGAGTGATGACGAACTTGCGAAAATCGTAGAAAAGTCTGCCCTTCAGGTAGCGCAGCGACCACACCACTAA
- a CDS encoding type II toxin-antitoxin system VapB family antitoxin — protein sequence MKTHIEIDPNLVEQARRISQLDSAQEAVEYALRRFIESDIENQQEGRPKLKVDSKLHPTSKQSPFFGQFLVQHQVINLQELNSAIQFMRKNNPRVGDLAVQREYLRPQQAQELHREQRTVDMFFGDLAVHRGLLTQAQLNELLEEQKARRIRLGDAIVVLGFSTVDKIEDTARSFHQYLEDQEKSRSSSEVQEAPETKRLEQYLTRYLPKMLQRLADVQARTHQLGALEDGHLEEFHGQVQLRGPNICTLSVSLDIVLIHHILVGLFSADYEQIFDEPPYEDAISEFLSMLAASTASQLEKSGYEYKSATPTVGNPPNQGTTICVETTVGRGIVVFGFEPLP from the coding sequence ATGAAGACCCATATCGAAATCGACCCCAACTTGGTTGAACAAGCTCGGCGAATCAGTCAACTCGACTCAGCTCAAGAAGCAGTGGAGTATGCACTCCGCCGCTTTATTGAATCCGATATTGAGAACCAACAAGAGGGCCGCCCCAAACTAAAAGTTGATAGTAAACTTCACCCCACATCAAAGCAGAGTCCTTTCTTTGGTCAGTTCTTAGTTCAGCACCAAGTCATTAATCTTCAAGAACTCAACAGTGCGATTCAGTTCATGCGTAAAAATAATCCGCGTGTGGGCGATTTAGCTGTCCAGCGAGAATACCTAAGGCCTCAACAAGCCCAGGAACTTCACCGCGAACAACGTACGGTCGACATGTTTTTTGGAGACCTTGCGGTACACCGAGGACTTTTAACACAAGCTCAATTGAATGAGTTATTAGAAGAACAAAAGGCCAGGCGTATTCGCCTCGGCGATGCCATTGTCGTACTCGGATTTTCTACTGTAGATAAAATCGAAGATACAGCGCGCTCGTTTCATCAATATCTTGAGGACCAGGAAAAAAGTAGGTCATCATCCGAGGTTCAGGAAGCCCCGGAGACTAAGCGTCTAGAGCAATACCTCACAAGATATCTTCCCAAAATGCTCCAACGTTTAGCAGACGTTCAAGCTCGCACCCATCAACTCGGAGCGCTTGAAGACGGTCACCTCGAAGAGTTTCATGGACAAGTTCAATTACGAGGCCCCAACATCTGCACCCTCAGCGTCAGCCTTGATATTGTGTTGATTCACCATATCCTCGTGGGGCTCTTCAGTGCCGACTATGAACAGATTTTCGATGAGCCACCCTACGAAGATGCTATCAGTGAGTTTTTAAGTATGTTGGCTGCCAGCACTGCCAGCCAGCTTGAAAAATCAGGGTATGAATACAAGAGCGCCACACCAACCGTTGGCAATCCGCCCAATCAAGGCACCACCATTTGTGTGGAAACAACAGTAGGACGAGGCATTGTCGTTTTTGGCTTCGAGCCCTTGCCTTAA
- a CDS encoding long-chain-acyl-CoA synthetase, whose product MGFFNHQLPFAWKLIGVKRTMKKHVNSTMNIADFVEANARKWPNKEAIVDAEGVEKSLTWSEFDSLANQVANWALKRGFKKGDRIALYMDNIPVYPAIWVGLGKIGVVTALINSHQEGKALSHSITVANSKAIITQAGKVDPINAIRGELPGDIKLCTIGPHIAEGYEDLKSSWDDCSNDPPPKQPDLHATDPLILIYTSGTTGLPKAAVITHIRSLGAGLVFARLGNITQHDVIYTALPLYHSAGGMIGVGSTFTTGAKMVIRRKFSSTQFIPDCQKHGCTVAQYIGEVLRYLLTTPKSAEDKNHKIRFLLGNGLRPDIWDEVVERYGVGIFEFYGATEGNVTLLNPYGMAHAVGYMPPVLQKLLPYSIVKFDIENEEPMRDKNGFCERVKPGDIGEAIGQILPNDPVSEFRGYTNKEATAKKILENVFTTGDRFFRTGDLLRMDDEGFVYFMDRIGDTFRWKGENVATTEVSEVINTIPGIKESIVYGVEIPGHDGRAGMAALVIDGDFELSVLAKALENQLPTYARPIFLRILPEPDLTGTFKHQKARLKKEAYSLELTDSIYIRDAASGNYEDLNQELTDALHEGARI is encoded by the coding sequence ATGGGTTTTTTCAATCACCAACTGCCATTTGCATGGAAGCTAATCGGCGTAAAACGCACAATGAAAAAACATGTAAACTCCACGATGAACATCGCAGACTTCGTGGAAGCCAACGCTCGAAAGTGGCCCAACAAAGAAGCCATTGTCGATGCAGAAGGCGTGGAAAAATCCCTCACCTGGAGTGAATTCGATTCCCTCGCCAATCAAGTCGCAAATTGGGCCTTGAAGCGCGGCTTTAAAAAGGGTGACCGAATCGCACTCTACATGGACAACATTCCCGTTTATCCAGCCATTTGGGTGGGCCTCGGCAAGATTGGTGTTGTAACCGCGCTCATCAACTCGCACCAAGAAGGCAAAGCACTTAGCCACTCCATCACCGTGGCCAACTCCAAAGCCATCATCACCCAGGCAGGAAAAGTCGATCCCATCAATGCCATCCGGGGTGAGCTACCCGGTGACATCAAACTCTGTACCATCGGGCCCCATATTGCTGAAGGTTATGAAGACCTCAAAAGCAGTTGGGATGACTGCTCAAACGATCCGCCTCCTAAACAACCCGATCTCCACGCCACGGATCCACTGATCCTAATCTATACTTCAGGTACCACCGGTCTTCCCAAAGCGGCTGTTATTACTCATATCCGCAGTCTCGGAGCGGGGCTTGTTTTCGCAAGACTTGGTAACATTACCCAACATGACGTCATCTACACCGCGCTCCCGCTCTACCACAGTGCCGGGGGCATGATTGGCGTGGGTTCCACTTTTACAACTGGTGCCAAAATGGTAATCCGGCGAAAATTTAGTTCCACACAGTTTATTCCTGATTGCCAAAAGCACGGCTGTACCGTTGCTCAATATATAGGTGAGGTGCTTCGATATTTATTGACCACCCCAAAATCGGCCGAAGACAAAAATCACAAGATTCGTTTTCTACTGGGCAATGGGCTTAGACCGGATATCTGGGATGAGGTGGTGGAAAGGTACGGCGTTGGAATTTTTGAATTCTACGGCGCAACCGAAGGGAATGTTACGCTTCTTAACCCCTATGGTATGGCCCATGCTGTCGGTTACATGCCACCTGTTCTCCAAAAGCTACTGCCCTATTCCATTGTAAAGTTCGATATTGAGAACGAAGAACCCATGCGTGACAAGAATGGGTTTTGTGAACGCGTGAAGCCAGGGGACATTGGCGAAGCCATCGGGCAGATTCTCCCCAACGACCCTGTGTCTGAATTTCGGGGTTACACCAACAAAGAGGCCACCGCGAAGAAGATACTCGAAAACGTTTTTACCACTGGAGATCGATTCTTTCGGACCGGTGATCTACTCCGAATGGATGATGAAGGCTTTGTGTATTTTATGGACCGTATTGGCGACACCTTCCGCTGGAAAGGTGAGAACGTTGCAACCACAGAAGTGAGTGAAGTCATCAACACTATTCCGGGGATAAAAGAGTCGATTGTATATGGGGTCGAAATTCCTGGTCATGATGGCAGAGCTGGAATGGCGGCCTTGGTGATTGATGGTGACTTTGAACTTTCAGTTTTGGCAAAGGCTTTAGAAAACCAGCTTCCAACATACGCAAGACCCATCTTTCTGAGAATTCTTCCGGAACCCGACCTAACGGGAACCTTTAAACATCAAAAAGCCAGATTGAAGAAAGAGGCCTACAGTCTCGAGCTTACCGACTCGATCTATATACGCGATGCCGCGAGTGGAAATTACGAAGACTTGAACCAAGAACTGACTGATGCACTGCACGAAGGCGCGAGAATCTAA